The Thermococcus sibiricus MM 739 DNA window ACACCCGAAGTTTATCCCTATGCCCTTAATTATATTAGGGTGATATTTATTGAGATTCCGTTTTCATTTACGTTATTTGCATTTAACTTTCTCCTTAGAGCAGTTGGAGACACTAGAACTCCTGTAAAAATCAACATGTTTACTGTCTTCCTTAACATAATCCTCGATCCGCTGTTAATTTTTGGCTGGCTTGGATTCCCAAAGCTTGGAGTTATAGGTGCCGCTGTAGCAACCATGTTCTCTAATAGTGTTGGCTCATTGATTGGAGGTTATCTGCTTTTTAAGGGAACAGTAGGAATACATTTGACTCTTGAGACTCTCAAGCCCGAGTGGGATTTTTATAAGCGTATTTTCAGAGTGGGATTGCCTTCAAGTGTTGGTTCTTCCACAGATGCCTTCGGCTTTGTTGTGCTTACGAGGATAATCTATGCCTACGGAACTGTTGCCTTTGCGACATATACCATAGGGAATCGTCTCACAAACTTCATGTTTGCCATAGCGGATGGAATAAGCATGGCCATGGGGACCATGGTAGGTCAGAACGTTGGCGCTGAAAAATATGAAAGAGCAAAGAAGATCGCTGAAAAAGCAATGCTGACGAATCTCGTAGTATTGAGCATTGGTACCCTTATAGTGGCTGTATTTAGGGCTCAGATATTTGGATTTTTCATAAATGATGAGAGAGTTTTAGCCGAGAGCGTTAAGTTTGTTAAGTATTTTGCCTTTTCCTTGCCATTTTTCGGCATTTTTTCTGCTGTAAGCAATGTATTCCAGAGCTCGGGTCATACAAAGAAAAGCATGATTCTGGGCATGATAAGATTATGGGCGCTTAGAATCCCGCTTGCATACGGTCTTGGGAAGTTTATGGCAGACACAGTCGGAGTATGGCTTGGAATGGGTTTAAGCAACTTTTTGGCGGCATTAATTGGCTTTGTCTGGTTCCTAAAGGGTTCATGGATGAGAAGGATAATAGACCATTAATCCATATTAACGCTTCGACAATTGTTTTATTATGACCCGAGTAGACAAAATGAGAGAAGAAATCTTAGAGGGAGGCATAGAAAAGACTCTTTTCAGGTTAGCTTGGCCTTTAATCCTTAATAATCTTGTACAGGTGCTTTATAATATAAC harbors:
- a CDS encoding MATE family efflux transporter, giving the protein MDGEKIQAMRQEIVEGHIEKTMLKLAYPLIINNMVQVLYNLTDMFWLGRLGTEELSAPGTAWPLVWFFMSIGMGFATAGFAFVSQYIGAKDYEKANRAAGALYSLMMIFSVFVAIFGLIIAPFALDFMRVTPEVYPYALNYIRVIFIEIPFSFTLFAFNFLLRAVGDTRTPVKINMFTVFLNIILDPLLIFGWLGFPKLGVIGAAVATMFSNSVGSLIGGYLLFKGTVGIHLTLETLKPEWDFYKRIFRVGLPSSVGSSTDAFGFVVLTRIIYAYGTVAFATYTIGNRLTNFMFAIADGISMAMGTMVGQNVGAEKYERAKKIAEKAMLTNLVVLSIGTLIVAVFRAQIFGFFINDERVLAESVKFVKYFAFSLPFFGIFSAVSNVFQSSGHTKKSMILGMIRLWALRIPLAYGLGKFMADTVGVWLGMGLSNFLAALIGFVWFLKGSWMRRIIDH